One genomic segment of Erysipelotrichaceae bacterium 66202529 includes these proteins:
- a CDS encoding KH domain-containing protein has translation MKSYTGKNLEDVLKQAAADKGVSVEELTYTVTEETSGFLGLGSKTTITAYCRNDIREFMKTYLQTYFEGIHMEVSIDVVDDGEYFRVNLDAENNAILIGKNGQTLQAINTVLKSASSSEFKRRIGVLIDINGYKEEKYQKVCSLALRVAKSVQRTKTDATLDPMPADERKAIHNYLANMKHIATVSEGEGNQRRLKIVYSEEKA, from the coding sequence ATGAAATCGTATACTGGCAAAAATCTGGAAGATGTATTGAAACAGGCTGCTGCTGACAAGGGAGTAAGCGTTGAAGAGCTTACCTATACCGTTACAGAGGAAACCTCAGGATTTCTCGGACTTGGCAGTAAAACAACCATAACGGCTTACTGCAGAAATGATATTCGTGAATTTATGAAAACGTATCTGCAGACCTATTTCGAAGGTATTCACATGGAGGTTTCCATCGATGTAGTGGATGATGGGGAATACTTCCGTGTAAATCTGGATGCTGAAAACAATGCTATTCTAATTGGAAAAAACGGACAGACACTGCAGGCAATCAATACAGTGCTCAAATCTGCTTCTTCCAGTGAGTTTAAGCGCCGTATCGGTGTTCTGATTGATATCAACGGATATAAGGAAGAAAAATATCAAAAGGTATGTTCATTGGCTCTTCGAGTTGCAAAAAGCGTACAGCGGACAAAAACCGATGCAACTCTTGATCCTATGCCGGCGGATGAAAGAAAGGCTATACATAACTATTTAGCCAATATGAAGCATATAGCAACCGTTAGTGAGGGTGAAGGTAATCAGCGACGTCTGAAAATCGTTTACAGCGAAGAAAAAGCATAA